Below is a genomic region from Macaca thibetana thibetana isolate TM-01 chromosome 1, ASM2454274v1, whole genome shotgun sequence.
GGGCCCAGCCTTCTCCTTCCGTGCTGTTTCTGATCAACCCATCCAAGTTAAAGTGTAAATGAGGTACATTGAGGTGTGTGATGGGGGATCTGTCCTAAGCCCGAGACACACATTCCCACGGGTGAAATAGCAGTCGTCAGGGAACTAACTGGGAACAGGATCAGTGATTCAGAGACGGCTTTCCCAGGCCTGTGAATTGACCCTGCCTGGGAGGTGGTGAAAACATTGTGGTATGAAGAAAAGGTACAGCCTTTGAAGTTAAACAGTTCTGAGTTCAAATCTGGTTTTTACCCCTTCCGGACTGCGTGACCTTAAGCATGTATGTAACGTCTCTGATGATCAGTTCATCCTGCATAAAATGGGATGATGAGGCGTGCGTTACAGGGTCGTAGGGAGGACTGAAGGCCATTGAAGCATATACAGAGTGCTTAACAGTACCAGACACGGAAGAGCTAGCTGAGGACTGTTCATTCCCAGATCTCCCCCCTCAAACTTTCTCCTGCTCCAGAAGCCCTGGCGGTGCTGCTGCTTGCTTCATTTTCCCAGGTCCCCTTGTATTCTTCACTGGTGTTTTGCAGTACTAAGAACAAGGTATGCCTTCCCCATCCCAGTGCAGACTCCCAGGGCGGAAAACCTCTCTGAGTCCTCACTGGATAGGGGATGGGCACATGCCAGTGCCTGCCCACGCAGCCAGGTGGAAATCAGGGTGGGTCAGACAGACTTGGGGATTACCAAATGGTACCATGAGCCCACAGACCTCCCTTACCCACCTATTTAGGCACAGCCATATCTGGTCAAGGAGGAAGCCCAGTCCAGCCATCACGCAGGATAGGCGGCAGCAGGAGGCATGAGACTGGACGTCATCAGTGGGCATCCTGACAGTGGTGGATGGCACGGCATGAATAACACATGAAGGCTCCATAATTGGTGTTATTACACATGCATTTCATCTCCATTCATAATGATTGGACACTTAAACCCAGCCGCCGTTCCTCTGCCGAGTGCTGCTGTCATCCTTCTAGCTGAGATCCCAGCAGCTGTCGGGATTAGCCCCTGCCACTCTGATGCTGATGGGtgtgattcctttttctttggaGCTCAGAGTTCCAGGAAATGTCAGTTTGTAGGAAGGAGTGAGACTAGTTCTTGCGACTAGACCACCCTCTCCACTGCCATGGTGCGCATGTTGTCTGCCTTCGGGGACTTCCTCACCATCTAGGCAGTCAGAGGGGACATCCTAAGGTGAGAGGCAGAAGAAGAGACTATGGCTAATAGGCTCAGCCAGCAGAAAGTGGTCCAGGGTCATTCCTTGCAGCATCCTGCCTCTGAGCATCCCTTCATACAGTGGACCTCAAACTAGTGTGCATTAGGATTACTTAGAAGGTTTGTTAAAACATTGCTGGATGCTACCCCTCGGCATTTCTCACTCAGTAGCTTTAGGTAAAGTTTGAAACTTGCGTTTCTAACCAAAGGACCAGAGACCTAATGCTTCTGGTCCAGGACCATACTTTGAGGACCATTGCCTTAAAGCCCAGTTACTGCAACTGTGGTGCATGGACAAAGAGCCTCACCTGGGTGCTTGTTACAAATGCAAAATCACAGGACCTGCCCCAAGCCTCTGGATCAGGAGTGCATTGTAACAAGATTCCTGTTGCAGCTTGACAAGCCTTAAAATGCATATGGGTCAGAGGTGGGCAAAGCTATCGAAGGCAGGTCTGGCAGCTGTAGATCCCTGACCAGTTGCTTCCGGCCAAGAGCAGCTTCGGTCTTCTGTAACAAAGATTGGGAATCATTGCCTGAGAGCCCCCAAGCATATGGATAAAGACCCTCTGAGGAGGGACTTCCAGCCCTGTCTCCACATGTTAATCCCACCTCTCACCCTGGAATGCCCTTTCTGGTAACCTTCATGTAGAAGTCCATGTCCCCAGCTGGGCCCATCCATCCCTATCTGACAGCTGCCCCCTGCTCTCCTCCCCTGCCCATAGGTAGTGGCCTTTGCCTCTCTCTTCTTCATCCTGGTCTCCATCACCACTTTCTGCCTGGAGACACATGAGGCCTTTAATATCGACCGCAATGTGACAGAGATCCTCCGCGTGGGGAACATCACCAGCGTGCACTTCCGGCGGGAGGTAGAGACAGAGCCCATCCTGACCTACATCGAGGGTGTATGCGTGCTATGGTTCACGTTGGAGTTCCTGGTGCGCATCGTGTGCTGCCCCGACACGCTGGACTTCGTCAAGAATCTGCTCAACATCATCGACTTTGTGGCCATCCTGCCCTTCTACCTGGAGGTAGGGCTGAGCGGCCTGTCGTCCAAGGCAGCCCGAGACGTGCTGGGCTTCCTGCGCGTGGTGCGCTTCGTGCGCATCCTGCGTATCTTCAAGCTCACACGCCACTTCGTGGGGCTGCGCGTGCTGGGCCACACGCTGAGGGCCAGCACCAATGAGTTCCTGCTGCTTATCATCTTCCTGGCCCTGGGCGTGCTCATCTTTGCCACCATGATCTACTATGCTGAGCGCATCGGGGCCAGGCCCTCCGACCCTCGGGGTAATGACCACACCGACTTCAAGAACATCCCCATTGGCTTCTGGTGGGCTGTGGTCACCATGACGACACTGGGCTATGGAGACATGTACCCCAAGACGTGGTCAGGCATGCTGGTAGGGGCACTGTGTGCGCTGGCTGGCGTGCTTACCATCGCCATGCCGGTGCCTGTCATCGTCAACAACTTTGGCATGTACTACTCCCTGGCCATGGCCAAGCAGAAGCTGCCCAAGAAGCGGAAGAAGCACGTGCCACGGCCGGCCCAGCTGGAGTCGCCCATGTACTGCAAGTCTGAGGAGACCTCCCCCCGGGACAGCACCTACAGTGATACCAGCCCCCCTGCCCGGGAAGAGGGTATGATCGAGAGGAAACGGGCAGGTGAGATTAGGGGTTGGGAAGGAAAATCCCTTTTCCCCCAGTGGCCTAGGGAGTTTCCAAATGAACCTCGGCCCTTGGGATTTGGGCATGTGTTTTGTGTGGGGCTTCCGTAAGCATAAGAGGTGCCTTTATGAGGGCAGGGTGTTGAGGCCGAATTTCTCTATCCTCTGGCTGGGTCTCTAATAGCTTCCCAAACATCGGATCTTTGGACTGAGTATTCCACCCAGGGTAGGGTGTGATGAGCAGTACATGGGGCTGTATATTAGACGCCCTGGTTTTAAATCCAGTCTTGGCCACTGTGCTGTGTGCCCTGAGGCCGGTCACCCCCCATCTCTAggcacctgtaaaatgggaataatatcatACCCTACCCTCAAGATTTTGAGAGACCCGAATGAATGACAGATATGAAAGTACTTTGAGAAGTTAAAACCACTTTACAAATGTCAGGCACTGTCAATATTAGCCAATGAGCAGGGCAGCTGTTCTTCCAAGGTACGTCAACACATGAATCACTTCTTTGCAAACGTTCGAGTCTGGTATCTCGGCCTAATAAATGTGATAACGTAATAGCAGTGGGAGGCTGCCTTCTGTTCAGCACAAGCTAGATTGAGTCCTGGGCTCAGGGTTTGACATGGGGTGGAAAGGAACTGAGGAAGGAGTGGCCCAGACAGTGTTGGGAAGGGGAAGAATGTGGAATAAACTAATATCTGTGCCCTGGAAGGGGAGAGCCTGGGCATCTGAATCCTGTCCCTCAAGGATGGGAAAGGCCATCCCAAGAAAGCTCATCTCCATCCCTGAATCAGGAGTTGGGGAATGGAAAACAGCTTAATCCCCAACAACATGGATTTAGGTTGGAGAGAGGGAAAAGCATCCTGACTGTTATGTGTAGGCTGGGCTCCTGGGAAAGGTATGGAATTCCTGGTATGGGGAGCTGGACTGGAGCCAGGAGACTATGGGTAAGCTCTGGGGCAAAGTGGGACTGACCCTGCAGGAGAGGCGCCTAGCTTGGGACACTCACCTGTGGCCTTTGGCATGTGCCTATCATACATGCCCGGGTCCACTTATTCCCTGGGGTCATGTCAGGGGCCTGGGTCTTCCAAAGGCCTTGATAGAATAGCACCCATCAGGCTTCCCATTTCTCCCCCACCAAAGTGGCACTGCTTCCTAATTTGTGAATATTAATCTCCCGGGGAATTTCAGCTGCACTCTGAGGCCCATTCAGCGCATAAAGAGAATCCCAGTATTAAAATGTAGAAGTCCTTAAGTCAGCTCCTCAAGGTACACTTAACTGTGGCCCTATCAGCCTTGCACTTAGCCTAACCCTGACAGCAGCCACAGTAAGGGCATGCCTGGCCAATGGCAGGGCCACTGTCTTCAGATAGAGTAGCACCCCCTTCTCCAGATCCAAGGGCCCAGCTTCACCTGTGCTACTGCCTGACAGAGGCAAGGGGTGGGGACTAAGCCCACAGCACTTGGGAGCTGCGTCGGAGCTTTTCCCATGGTATCCTCCTCAAAGGTCAGCCCTAATTGCAGAGGGCTCTAGGCCTTTTGGGCACAGGACTCTGGCCTAGATGCCCAGTGAACAAGAATGACTGTCATCCAGGGAGAAAGCATGGATACTACTTTATAGGTTTAACCCTTGCCATGCCACCCCTCACCCCTAACAAGCCAGGTATTCTCCAAGGGAATGCAGACTCATCCAAGAGTCAGCCTGAGCCAGACCCAAGGAGGAAGTAGAGTCTGCGGCCTGCTTTGGGCTGATCTCCTGGGGCAGCCGTCAGCAGGCAGATATGAGGAGTCGCTGCTGTAGGGCCTCTGCGCTGTGGCTTCATCCCCGAGGAGAGACCCtaggctgaggctgggagggaaGTCATTTTACACCAAGTGCAGCATcctgccttttgccttctgctcCTTGGCTCTGACAACGCTCCCTCCCAGGTAGATGCTAGGCCCCTCCTGAGGTTGAGGAAGTAACACTCTGGGTCTGGGAGACCCCAGATGACTCACGAGCAAGGCCCGGGTGGCCCCTCACGCAGCCTCCTTTCTGTGTGCCCCCTTCAGACTCTAAGCAGAATGGCGATGCCAATGCAGTGCTGTCCGACGAGGAGGGAGCTGGCCTCACCCAACCCCTGGCCTCCTCCCCTACCCCTGAGGAGCGCCGGGCCCTGCGACGCTCCACCACTCGAGACAGAAACAAGAAGGCAGCTGCCTGCTTCCTGCTCAGCGCTGGGGACTATGCCTGCGCCGATGGTAGTGTCCGGAAAGGTATGGCTTCCCAAGCTGCACAGGGGGGGAGCCCCCACAGAGCTGAGTCTCCCGAGTCCCCCCCCAAGAGCTTGAGGTCCCCGCCTCCCCTGAGACCATGGCCGCCATCTCCTCTGCCTTGGACGAACTCTCGCTTTTAGAATGGGTACCTGATCTCCCAGTCCCTGGATTAGAAAGGCCTCCTTCATCTCAAAGGGCACATGGCTCCCGTCCAGCTGCCCATGGGAAAGAGCAGCGCTAGAGGGTTGAGAGCACGCAAGGCCAGGGTCCCCGCCCGATGCTTCCATTGCATCTCTTTCTACCTCTCGTTCCCACTGCTGCCTTCAGGCCCCATTCCACAGGGTCACTGCCAGCCTCTCCCTAGGCCTCCCTTAAACACAGCTAAGCCTTCCCAAGTAGGTCACCCCTTGAGGTACCAGCAATGTTCAGGAGTCAGGGAGCCCCACACATCCTCCCATCCTGTGCCAGGGGTCCTGGAGCACAGGACGGGCAGACTTCCATCTGCAAGCACCTAGGGGGTGACTGTCCTCTTGAGGCAGTGCCAGAGATGACCAGGGGGTGGGGTAGGTGGGCAGGAAGAGTGGGTCCCATCTGAGGAATGTTCTCAGTATTTGGAGAGGTAGAAGGAGCAGTCCATCCTCTGCTTG
It encodes:
- the KCNC4 gene encoding potassium voltage-gated channel subfamily C member 4 isoform X2 — its product is MISSVCVSSYRGRKSGNKPPSKTCLKEEMAKGEASEKIIINVGGTRHETYRSTLRTLPGTRLAWLADPDGGGRPETDGGGAGGSGGGGCEFFFDRHPGVFAYVLNYYRTGKLHCPADVCGPLFEEELTFWGIDETDVEPCCWMTYRQHRDAEEALDIFESPDGGGSGAGPSDEAGDDERELALQRLGPHEGGAGHGAGSGGCRGWQPRMWALFEDPYSSRAARVVAFASLFFILVSITTFCLETHEAFNIDRNVTEILRVGNITSVHFRREVETEPILTYIEGVCVLWFTLEFLVRIVCCPDTLDFVKNLLNIIDFVAILPFYLEVGLSGLSSKAARDVLGFLRVVRFVRILRIFKLTRHFVGLRVLGHTLRASTNEFLLLIIFLALGVLIFATMIYYAERIGARPSDPRGNDHTDFKNIPIGFWWAVVTMTTLGYGDMYPKTWSGMLVGALCALAGVLTIAMPVPVIVNNFGMYYSLAMAKQKLPKKRKKHVPRPAQLESPMYCKSEETSPRDSTYSDTSPPAREEGMIERKRADSKQNGDANAVLSDEEGAGLTQPLASSPTPEERRALRRSTTRDRNKKAAACFLLSAGDYACADGSVRKGTFVLRDLPLQHSPEAACPPTAGTLFLPH
- the KCNC4 gene encoding potassium voltage-gated channel subfamily C member 4 isoform X4, translating into MISSVCVSSYRGRKSGNKPPSKTCLKEEMAKGEASEKIIINVGGTRHETYRSTLRTLPGTRLAWLADPDGGGRPETDGGGAGGSGGGGCEFFFDRHPGVFAYVLNYYRTGKLHCPADVCGPLFEEELTFWGIDETDVEPCCWMTYRQHRDAEEALDIFESPDGGGSGAGPSDEAGDDERELALQRLGPHEGGAGHGAGSGGCRGWQPRMWALFEDPYSSRAARVVAFASLFFILVSITTFCLETHEAFNIDRNVTEILRVGNITSVHFRREVETEPILTYIEGVCVLWFTLEFLVRIVCCPDTLDFVKNLLNIIDFVAILPFYLEVGLSGLSSKAARDVLGFLRVVRFVRILRIFKLTRHFVGLRVLGHTLRASTNEFLLLIIFLALGVLIFATMIYYAERIGARPSDPRGNDHTDFKNIPIGFWWAVVTMTTLGYGDMYPKTWSGMLVGALCALAGVLTIAMPVPVIVNNFGMYYSLAMAKQKLPKKRKKHVPRPAQLESPMYCKSEETSPRDSTYSDTSPPAREEGMIERKRADSKQNGDANAVLSDEEGAGLTQPLASSPTPEERRALRRSTTRDRNKKAAACFLLSAGDYACADGSVRKETCQDALSSNYAQAEVLTLS
- the KCNC4 gene encoding potassium voltage-gated channel subfamily C member 4 isoform X1, coding for MISSVCVSSYRGRKSGNKPPSKTCLKEEMAKGEASEKIIINVGGTRHETYRSTLRTLPGTRLAWLADPDGGGRPETDGGGAGGSGGGGCEFFFDRHPGVFAYVLNYYRTGKLHCPADVCGPLFEEELTFWGIDETDVEPCCWMTYRQHRDAEEALDIFESPDGGGSGAGPSDEAGDDERELALQRLGPHEGGAGHGAGSGGCRGWQPRMWALFEDPYSSRAARVVAFASLFFILVSITTFCLETHEAFNIDRNVTEILRVGNITSVHFRREVETEPILTYIEGVCVLWFTLEFLVRIVCCPDTLDFVKNLLNIIDFVAILPFYLEVGLSGLSSKAARDVLGFLRVVRFVRILRIFKLTRHFVGLRVLGHTLRASTNEFLLLIIFLALGVLIFATMIYYAERIGARPSDPRGNDHTDFKNIPIGFWWAVVTMTTLGYGDMYPKTWSGMLVGALCALAGVLTIAMPVPVIVNNFGMYYSLAMAKQKLPKKRKKHVPRPAQLESPMYCKSEETSPRDSTYSDTSPPAREEGMIERKRADSKQNGDANAVLSDEEGAGLTQPLASSPTPEERRALRRSTTRDRNKKAAACFLLSAGDYACADGSVRKGCGKSRSLNNIAGAAGTSLGLSPLASRYSSPYPLRKFLLTPFHPLTGPPPGHSAP
- the KCNC4 gene encoding potassium voltage-gated channel subfamily C member 4 isoform X3 translates to MISSVCVSSYRGRKSGNKPPSKTCLKEEMAKGEASEKIIINVGGTRHETYRSTLRTLPGTRLAWLADPDGGGRPETDGGGAGGSGGGGCEFFFDRHPGVFAYVLNYYRTGKLHCPADVCGPLFEEELTFWGIDETDVEPCCWMTYRQHRDAEEALDIFESPDGGGSGAGPSDEAGDDERELALQRLGPHEGGAGHGAGSGGCRGWQPRMWALFEDPYSSRAARVVAFASLFFILVSITTFCLETHEAFNIDRNVTEILRVGNITSVHFRREVETEPILTYIEGVCVLWFTLEFLVRIVCCPDTLDFVKNLLNIIDFVAILPFYLEVGLSGLSSKAARDVLGFLRVVRFVRILRIFKLTRHFVGLRVLGHTLRASTNEFLLLIIFLALGVLIFATMIYYAERIGARPSDPRGNDHTDFKNIPIGFWWAVVTMTTLGYGDMYPKTWSGMLVGALCALAGVLTIAMPVPVIVNNFGMYYSLAMAKQKLPKKRKKHVPRPAQLESPMYCKSEETSPRDSTYSDTSPPAREEGMIERKRADSKQNGDANAVLSDEEGAGLTQPLASSPTPEERRALRRSTTRDRNKKAAACFLLSAGDYACADGSVRKGLPALKTHLPRRGDSSSSSLHPSGSAS